The Maniola jurtina chromosome 1, ilManJurt1.1, whole genome shotgun sequence genome has a window encoding:
- the LOC123866213 gene encoding myb-like protein D, giving the protein MLQPESIFIFLFMYIIKINAVPPDACFANFRWDDCGRPPKRVLYYWKPGSRCEVGIWRGCLPNLNMFHDEYECVNTCIFTARAQPDDYHKVTEVEETEGSITKYINVTISISDDNVTTTEATEAETTIADHDNTTDVVETSETTTVANVDNTTNVIETTETTSDADNGNTTDVVGTTETTTVTDEVETSETTTAETNGIVTDGDETVSGDANAALSKNTNNKNERESEQYKNKDDSTNKNEDRNTVNTKNNKNDE; this is encoded by the exons atgttacaaccggaatcgatttttattttccttttcatGTATATTATCAAGATAAATGCAG TTCCACCAGACGCTTGCTTCGCTAACTTCAGATGGGACGACTGCGGCAGACCACCTAAACGAGTTCTATACTACTGGAAACCTGGTTCTCGATGCGAAGTAGGAATATGGAGAGGATGCCTTCCCAACCTTAATATGTTCCATGACGAATACGAGTGTGTCAACACTTGTATATTTACCGCAAGAGCCCAACCTGATGATTACCATAAAGTTACTGAAGTTGAAGAAACAGAAGGAAGTATAACCAAATATATCAATGTAACCATTAGTATTTCAGATGATAATGTTACAACTACAGAAGCTACAGAAGCAGAAACTACAATTGCAGATCATGATAATACTACAGATGTAGTAGAAACGAGTGAAACTACTACAGTTGCAAATGTTGATAATACTACAAATGTAATAGAAACGACTGAAACTACTTCAGATGCAGATAATGGTAATACTACAGATGTAGTGGGAACAACTGAAACTACTACAGTTACAGATGAAGTAGAAACGAGTGAAACTACTACAGCGGAAACTAACGGTATCGTAACAGATGGGGATGAAACTGTCTCTGGTGATGCTAATGCAGCTTTAtctaaaaatactaataataagaACGAGCGTGAGAGTGAACAGTATAAGAATAAGGATGATAGTACTAATAAGAATGAGGATAGGAATACTGTtaatactaaaaataataaaaatgatgaATGA